A genomic stretch from Chloroflexota bacterium includes:
- a CDS encoding transcription antitermination protein NusB has product MEPGAPGPRSARCFRADRRRNRAAGRGTGRRRLTSAPSRRRRVRPSPRLEARRLALLALFEDEFRPAQALVALTRLVVEHGSDAEVASHAREIVEGVIAHRSDLDARIAAFAPAIPVSELGKVERTILRSALWEVLYSAATSSGETIQDAVSLARTYSGDAARRLVNGVLGSVARSSPGGA; this is encoded by the coding sequence GTGGAGCCAGGAGCACCCGGCCCTCGCTCAGCGCGATGCTTCCGAGCTGATCGCAGGCGGAACCGAGCCGCTGGTCGCGGGACCGGGAGGCGACGGCTGACCAGCGCGCCGTCCCGGCGACGTCGCGTCCGGCCAAGCCCGCGGCTCGAGGCGCGGCGACTGGCACTCCTTGCGCTCTTCGAGGACGAGTTTCGACCCGCCCAAGCGCTCGTGGCGCTTACCCGCCTGGTGGTGGAGCACGGCAGTGACGCGGAGGTGGCGTCCCATGCTCGCGAGATCGTGGAGGGTGTCATCGCCCACCGCTCGGACCTGGACGCGAGGATCGCCGCTTTTGCCCCCGCCATTCCGGTCAGCGAGCTCGGCAAGGTCGAGCGCACGATCCTCCGGAGCGCCCTCTGGGAGGTGCTATACTCCGCCGCGACCTCGAGCGGGGAGACGATTCAAGACGCCGTTTCCCTTGCCCGGACCTACTCCGGGGACGCGGCTCGCCGCCTCGTGAACGGCGTCCTGGGAAGCGTTGCCAGATCATCGCCTGGAGGAGCCTGA
- the rnc gene encoding ribonuclease III, whose product MASPPIDELGERLGIVLRDPEAIRQAFIHSSFLNENPGAATGHNERLEFLGDAVIGHVVSRLLYDRFPDEDEGRLTARRASLVNRESLAAIALGLGLDRYVLLGRGEAGGGGAARPSLLAATFEALAGALAVREGFGPTQRWLRRIFGSLIAPSGTEEPPKSAKSRLQEWTQRQHRQKPHYELTDVSGPSHRHAFTVSAVVDGREMGIGHGSSRQRAEENAAAVALTQLIDDAAPSRGAG is encoded by the coding sequence ATGGCCAGTCCGCCAATCGACGAGCTGGGTGAGCGACTCGGCATCGTCCTGCGGGACCCGGAGGCCATTCGCCAGGCGTTCATTCACAGCTCCTTCCTCAACGAGAATCCGGGCGCCGCGACGGGGCACAACGAGCGCCTCGAGTTTCTCGGCGACGCCGTCATCGGCCATGTCGTCAGCCGGCTGCTGTACGACCGCTTCCCCGACGAGGACGAGGGTAGGTTGACTGCCCGACGCGCCTCACTCGTCAACCGCGAGTCGCTTGCTGCGATTGCCCTGGGGCTCGGGCTTGACCGATACGTCCTGCTCGGGCGAGGCGAGGCCGGTGGCGGTGGCGCGGCCCGCCCGTCGCTGCTGGCCGCGACCTTCGAGGCGCTCGCCGGTGCGCTGGCGGTGCGCGAAGGGTTCGGTCCCACGCAGCGTTGGCTGCGTCGCATCTTCGGGTCCCTGATCGCGCCAAGCGGGACGGAGGAGCCGCCCAAATCTGCCAAGAGCAGGCTCCAGGAATGGACGCAACGCCAGCACCGTCAGAAGCCGCACTACGAGCTGACCGACGTGAGCGGCCCGTCGCACCGACACGCATTTACCGTCTCCGCCGTCGTCGACGGGCGCGAGATGGGGATCGGTCACGGGTCGAGCCGCCAGCGAGCCGAGGAGAACGCGGCAGCCGTGGCGCTGACACAGCTGATCGATGACGCGGCACCGTCGAGGGGCGCCGGATGA
- the acpP gene encoding acyl carrier protein — protein MADGTTFDRLKKLIVEQLGVDEEEVTPTASFVEDLNADSLDLVELIMSLEEEFGMEISDEDAEKIQKVSDAVEFIEEHQQ, from the coding sequence GTGGCCGACGGAACCACGTTCGACCGACTCAAGAAGCTGATCGTCGAGCAGCTCGGCGTCGATGAAGAGGAGGTCACCCCAACCGCCTCGTTCGTCGAGGACCTGAACGCGGACTCACTCGACCTCGTGGAGCTGATCATGAGCCTCGAGGAGGAGTTCGGCATGGAGATCTCCGACGAGGACGCCGAGAAGATCCAGAAGGTCTCGGACGCGGTCGAATTCATCGAGGAGCACCAGCAGTAA